The DNA segment ctcCCTATTAATTTATGACAACATTAATAAACAGAATcctaacttttaaattttagaatattaGTTTTATacctatattttattaatttaataaaaaaataaaattaattttatgaaaGTTCATTTTTGAGTGATGTAcacaatttttattctttttcaatcTAAAGGTatcaaattcttaaattttaagtttatttattttaatttttattgatgccatacttttttttaattcaacgAGTTCTAATTAGtatgtgaaatttttgaaatatagtttaaagttataaattttataatttgatattttttattaaaattaaattttaatctaaattaaaaagttatagTTATTTCactaaataaaattcaaattaacatctataatataatatttagtaGCTCATTCACCCAATTTTAACAATAACTTCCTCCCACTAAATTTCTTGACTGTTAATTCCTGCAATTGATTTAAGTTTGATAATATACAACCAATCCCTTTTCGCTAGTAACGTTTTCTTCAGTTTCTCCAAATCGTAATTTCTTAGCTCATGCACTTAGATCAAGTCCGCTCAGAGCAAATCCGTTTCGTTCAATCCGTTCCTGTTTAGATTTTGAGTACGATCACAACGAATATTTTACGAAAGAACAGGGAACCACGATTTGCAGTTTAAACACCATCAGTTCAAGTCACCAAAAAAGCAAACAAAATCGGCAGAATTTGATTTTACAGCGAACCAAAGAAGACTTAAAAAGAATCTAAGTTGCTTCATTGCACCTCCCTTACCGTCACTCTCTCTGAAGGTAGTGCTCTGAATTTTGCCTTTAAAACACTGCAATACGAATCTCCTGGTCGATTTACGTTTTCTTCTTTTGTCTTGTTGTTAATGGAGATGAGTGCGTTGTCTGAGGCATGACCTAAATTTGAGCAATTCTTTCGAAAGCGTGCTTAATAACTCTTTTTCTCAATATTTGTTGTGTATGAACTAGATTTGCATATATCAATGCTGCAACCTTTGGCTCTTTAGTATTGGGGTCCCTATGCATGAtcttataagttataatttcAGTGTCGGATACCTTAATATCACTTCTTTACTTGGTATGCATCTATTTTACTTGACTTTTTTATTGGCTAAATTTAagtttgtgttttcttttaaattgctcaacttttaatttagttttgtgGTTTTGTAATTATTGAAACTTATACGAATATGGACAGATTTAAACTATGTAGAAGACAGTGCTAGAAGTCCGATGTTATCGTTGGAATTCTATCACCAAAGTTGGATAAAGTGACATTCTTCAGGTTAATTTTCATGGcatcattttgttttttatatttcttttagtcaatcataaaagttaattttagacctttcttttttgttattccaatatgcattcttttttttgttgctgATTGTAGATGGATTTTAAATTACTAattaacattttcaaaaatgttatGCAACTGACAGCTCTAAAGCAGCTGCAAATTACATCCCAAAAGTAAGTATTGTACCTTAATTTTTCTAATCATCTTTAAAAGAGTCAAATAATTTCTTAGCTGATCTCTATTTTGCTTAACAGATTTTATTGGATCACACAAAGCAACGAAGTATCGATGGTGTTAAAACTGTGGCTATTGGAGTAAAAAGCGTGGCTAATTAAAAACGCGTCACCCTCTTTAGCCGTTCATGGTTGCGAAAGCATAATTGCCACAGTTTTTTGGAGTTTAGCCTCGAATTTTTCCGTGGCTAAACCCCTTATATTTTGTAGTGGATCTCTCTTTCTGCGTTTGATCACTCCTTACCAGTATAATTAATGGTTAGTttggttattaaaatttttttattcaaaaaatatatctttatttaattacacgATGAAACATATATtcgtatataaaatataatataataaataaatttattcagagtacttaaaaatataattaaaattatgaacatacaaatataataataaaatttggactctaaacaagtaaacataatttttatcatacatgaattatttaaaaaaaaataaatctttaaaattaataacacaaagtttaaaatgataaaatcaaacttttttacaagtatttttttatagtatttttattcttttattttttaatttattatttaattaatgattgaacaaattaattttatgagaaattattttttgtattatcttaAAGAAgagacaaatataataaaaaataatgtgaaaatgatattttaaattaaaaatagttaatattaaaatttttaaatacaagAATAAATGATATAGATATTTAagaaataaatatgaaatacatgcctaaaataaataaaacaaacaaaataattcTCTATTTCCAAGAGTACTCGCATtttatctgttttatttattttaggcatgtatttcatatttatctcttaaatatttatacaatttatttttgtatttaaaaattttaatattaaatattttttatttaaaatattatttttatgttattttttaaactgtTATATTGGTATCTtctttaagataataaaaaaagttctCATANattttaataatatatttagtttttaaataatttatgtatgataaaaaatatgtttagttatttagagtacaaattttattattatatttgtatgttcatgattttaattatacttttaagtattatgaatagatttattttattatattatattttatatatgaatatatgtttcattatgtaattaaataaagatatgtTTAGTcaccagaaaaataaaaatatattttttaataaaaatttaataactaaattaaccATTATGTTGGTAAGGAGTGATCCACGGTAGAAAGAGAAATCGAGTGAGAGGACGTCAGCGGCGGGCTATACTGGCAAGGACGGCGTTGGGAATTCAACAACGTCAAGGGATGATGGACTAAATAAAGAGAGATTGGGTGAAaggataatattttaatatactgAAGTTACGTGACGAAGAAAAAAACGGAAGAATAGAAATGTGCTTCAACGAGagtagaattttaatattttaaaaaattatattattttaaaaaattatattattacccatctcaaataataaattacaactCAATTATGGTTAAgataataatcaattaaaatgtGACATATCATGAAAGATAACTTACCTGTTATTTTAGAGGAGGTTGagtagaattttaattttttttaatctagaCTAATATTTAAAAAGCAACAGTTCATTAAGACAATAGAGTAATGGTAgtggtttaatttttttcttttgggtgAATATAATGGTTTAATTTGATATGTGATGAAAGATCTCAACTAGACACAAAATACGTACTAAATGTTGAAAAGTTTCAACAAAATGAAACTGAAAACAGGAGAAAAAAGGCCAGGATTCTCGCATTGAAGGGAAAAATTTATCATCACACGTATTTATATGAATTGTTAGGTGGGTCCCACTAATTCTTTCATATTGAAAATTTCTAGTGTGTTTTTTACTGCTATATATATGGGTGTGGAAGCACCCGTTTTCTTCATCCTTCTTAAGAAATTACAGTGTCcactaaaaataagaaaaacaaaaatgaggTTCAAATCAGTTCTCTTGTGTTGCCTTTTGGGATTGGTTCTTATCTCAGCTGTAATTGCTGATAAGCCATCTAGAGATGCTGTCCAAGGTATGTGAATTTGATTCAAAACAGTAATTAATTCATTCATGTTTAATTTTTGGTAATCATTatgtttttagtttaatttatacaTTTGAAATTTGCAAATCAATTTCAATTCGTTTTAAATATGATTATCAAAGCCACATTATTTTGAGATACATTAtatttgagatttaattttaaatcatgtaataatatatatgaacGTAATTTTATCATGCAGCTGTAACGACGGAAGACCTAAATAATCCCAATGTAAGATGCTTGGGTTTTACAATCAATTGTGGCGGTGGAGGTGATGGTGGTGGCGGCAGTAGCGGCAGCGGCGGCGGAAGTGGTGGTGGAAGTGGCAGCGGAAGTGGCAGTGGAAGTGGCGGTGGAAGTGGAGGAGGTGGTTATGGTGGTGGCGGAGGAGGCGGTGGAGGAAGCGNNNNNNNNNNNNNNNNNNNNNNNNNNNNNNNNNNNNNNNNNNNNNNNNNNNNNNNNNNNNNNNNNNNNNNNNNNNNNNNNNNNNNNNNNNNNNNNNNNNNNNNNNNNNNNNNNNNNNNNNNNNNNNNNNNNNNNNNNNNNNNNNNNNNNNNNNNNNNNNNNNNNNNNNNNNNNNNNNNNNNNNNNNNNNNNNNNNNNNNNNNNNNNNNNNNNNNNNNNNNNNNNNNNNNNNNNNNNNNNNNNNNNNNNNNNNNNNNNNNNNNNNNNNNNNNNNNNNNNNNNNNNNNNNNNNNNNNNNNNNNNNNNNNNNNNNNNNNNNNNNNNNNNNNNNNNNNNNNNNNNNNNNNNNNNNNNNNNNNNNNNNNNNNNNNNNNNNNNNNNNNNNNNNNNNNNNNNNNNNNNNNNNNNNNNNNNNNNNNNNNNNNNNNNNNNNNNNNNNNNNNNNNNNNNNNNNNNNNNNNNNTGGAGGTGGTTATGGTGGTGGAGGAAGTGGCAGCGGTGGCGGTGGaagtggtggtggaggaggTTATGGGGGAGGAGGTGATAGTGAATGTGGAGGAGGTGGAATATAATAATAGGACATTATAGTGGTGgcaaatattaaaaatgtcaCTAAAATCATGTAATTCATAATCTATAATCCAATGTAACTGAAGGCGGATCAGCCtataaaaattttctatttcaTGTTTGTGCCAAAAGCTTAGCTTGCCTCTTAAACTTAATAATcatatttttgtttctattcatacatgatttaatatataatagtattaaGCAACTCTAAttgataaattatataaatttttccaCAGTAAAACGCACTAACATGCATGATGTTTACACTCAATTAGGATTCGATTTTATAAGAAAAGTTTAATCttgatattttactttttaaaaaaattaagattatcAATTAAATTTGTGGTGCATGCTTAATTATTACTCTCTCGAGAAAAaagtatttcaattttttttaaatctttatttgttcttcaagttttttttctaagtatgtagaaacataaatatttaatcaatgaatttatttaataattaacaataaaaataagattattCCTAAACTCATTTTGTAGTTTTTGTATACGTACGTATGTGTGTCTCTTTTTTAATAGAAACTTACATAAAATGATGAAAAACCAGTTCcttccttttttctcttttactaAAAGGTTGatgattaaataaaaatcaatttaataagTAAAAGGATAAAAGGCTTCTAGAATTGATACTTACAGCAAAAgagtttattaatatattattatagctaattcaactatattttttaaaatcagcGTTTCTCCTCCACATATATCCGCTTCTGCTCTTGTTACTAAATTTTTCGATTAAGGCTCAGTATGAATAAATAGtataattaagatttttttaaaaaataatttaaataataaatatttatattaaaaataacttataaataaattattttgtatttaattttttagttctaaaagtgtttattttaaaagaaatgcgataaaaaaattattataagagaAGTCATTCTTTTTAACTTTTCCATAAGCACTTAAATAGTTTCTTAGAAAgctataatttgattttaaaaattgtaccagatattaatactactattttttattttttataagttaaaaattaaaaaatagcttTTGAAACTTTTCAAATAGATCCTAAGACTAGCAATAGTAAATACTCGCAaactaattttctctcttttagttaattataattttaactattttttatataaatttaaccCACAGGATTTAAGACTACAttttagaatataaaaaatttgtaaaaaattcaaatttttcaagtttctaaagtatttattattgTATAGAAAATGTATAAAAGTGTAAAGCTTTGCAAAAAAACATTTACCTCAATTGCTAgtatttttagggtatttttagcaaaaatcttttttttttatagaaaaaaagagGTTAAACATCCCAAAAAACATAACacaataaaaacagaaaaaattacCTAACTTTTCTTATATTTAGAGAGCcattacaattaaaatacaTAACTAGAAAGATGTCTGGAGTGGCTATATCAAATAAGTAAAGTCTAAGAACAAGGTCTTGCCCTTTCTTGGTTAGAATATCTGCAACAGTGTTTGCTTCGTGAAGAGTATGGTTCTAAGTCACTTGTTAAATACGCCTAGCGTGTATCATGTCTTTATCCACCAAGGGTGCACAGGGGTGGTTAGTTGGAACGTCTTTTTCTGATTATATTGATGGCCATTAAAGAATCAAACTCAACAATGACATGCTGCATGTTATTAGCGACGACAATTTAAAACCCCTTGACTATGCTCCACAGTTCTGCATGCATGATCGAGCAGCTCCCCAAGTTATACTAAAGTTTTTGACAAACCTTTTAAAATGATCTCAAAATATTCTACCACATGCCACACTATTATTATGGGAATGAAAGGATCCATCCACGTTAATTTTGATACCGTTTTTAGGGGGAGAGAACCATCTGATCAACCGGTCGTAGTTCTTCTTACAAAACTTGGGGTACATCTTCGTATTCAGAGCTCTTTggatgccatggtattgagttTTAATGGCCTCATTATCTTTTGCCGGAGAGGTAATTTTCccttcaaaaatatattttccctCACGAAAGTTGGATTggaaaaacatgttacaaaacTCCTGGGGGATAAAGTAATTCCAAACAATCCGAGCAAAAGGAAAATTTCAAAGGGTGTGCTCGGTTGTCTCGTCGTCATTATTGCACTTAGGACAATTAGCAATCGCAGATAAATGCCGTCTTTTCCTCTCTAAACTCGTAAGGATGGCATTGTTTGCTACCAACTAAATGAAGCTACAAATCCTCTCAGGTCCCTTCCAATTCCATGCAAGtttaaaaatctgattcaggttaGGGAAATTATGGGCAATCTCCTGGTAAGCAGATTTTAGACTAAAACTACCATCTGTAGTGAGAGCCTAAACAATATGATGATGTTGACTGAATTATGTCTTCCAAGCACAAAACTACATTGAGTGAGTTGAATAAGTTTTTCCATCattttttgaaacttttttaCCAGGATCTTTGTAACAACCTTGTAACTAATGCTAAATAAACTAATAGGGTGTAGCTGTTTAATATTAGTGACCGTCTCCGTCTTAGGAATTAAAGTTATGAGAGTGTCATTTATATCTTTCATCTCGGCTGgaagtaaaaaaaattctcaaccaAACGACATAGATCAGCTCTTATTACATCCCAtttattttaatagaaaatGGTCAATACCATCCCTTTCAAGTGTTTTCAAGCTGCTAATATCATAAACAGACTCCTTTATTTCTTGAGGAGATATCCTGCAACCCAAAAAAATAAGTCATTATCGTTTAAAGGAGGAAAAGAGTTACTAAGAATAAATGGAATATTTGACAgattatcagaataaaaatatgtGGCCAATTTTTTCAAGTCGGTTGTGTTGGATATCCAATTTTCGTCATCATCTTGAAAGGCATCAATCTTGTTCCTTCTACGCCTTGTCATAGTAGTGCCATGGAAGTATTTAGTGTTGCGGTCCCCAAATTCAATCCACTTGCTCCTTGATTTTTGgaaccaaaaatttttttcctgATAAAGTATCTCTTTGTATTTCTTCCAGAGGTCAACTTGAAGCTTCTCTAGGAACCTGTTTTCATTGTGGTTAAGGCTATTTTGAATTCCTTTGAGTAGTCTGATAATAGTACTTTTCTTCTTTAAGAtgtgacaaaaaaatattttcattccaTGTTTTGAGAGAGTTCTGGAAGTCTAAGATACCTACTGTCCACGAATCTCCCATCTTCCAAAAGCTTAAACtgatggttatatctctaatactctccCTCAAACATGAGCCTCTTTTAggtttatttgattttgcaTAGGCCTTCTTTTGTCTTTTATTTGccttatgctatttttttacttttggggttcaccaaggatcgaactcttgacTTTTGGAACATAGAGCTATGATACCATGTT comes from the Arachis duranensis cultivar V14167 chromosome 7, aradu.V14167.gnm2.J7QH, whole genome shotgun sequence genome and includes:
- the LOC107496818 gene encoding uncharacterized protein LOC107496818 (The sequence of the model RefSeq protein was modified relative to this genomic sequence to represent the inferred CDS: added 221 bases not found in genome assembly) gives rise to the protein MRFKSVLLCCLLGLVLISAVIADKPSRDAVQAVTTEDLNNPNVRCLGFTINCGGGGDGGGGSSGSGGGSGGGSGSGSGSGSGGGSGGGGYGGGGSGGGGSGGGNGGGGNGGGSGSGGSGGGGYGGGGSGGGSSGGGGSGGGGYAGGGGSSGGGSGGGGSSGGGSGGSSGGGYGGGGSGSGGGGSGGGGGYGGGGDSECGGGGI